The Fimbriimonadia bacterium genome contains the following window.
AGCCTGCGAAACGGTGGGTAGCCGGCAGCCTCGCGCTCCTTCATCTCGTAGTCCACGAACCCCTCGTAGTCGTAGGCCTGAGCAAAGCGGATAACGGGCCTGTCGGGGTCGAAGGTCTGTGCGATGACCCGTCCCGGCACATCGGCACGACCCGCCCGCCCGGCAACCTGAACGAGAAGTTGGAAGGTGCGCTCGGACGCTCGGAAGTCCGGCATGTTGAGGCCCGTGTCCGCATTCATGATGCCGACCAAGGAAACGCCGGGGAAGTCGAGGCCCTTGGCCACCATCTGAGTGCCGACCAGAATATCCAAGTCTCGCTCACGAAAGCTGGACAATACATCCTCTTGGGCTTTCACATCCCGGTCGAGGCGGCCCACGCGCGCAGTGGGGAAGAGGTCCATCGCGTCCTGCTCCACTCGTTGGGTGCCCAGACCGTGCGGGATGTATCGTGTGGAGTTACAGCGCGGACAGCGGTCGGTGGGCTTGGCCCGAGCGTCGCAGTGGTGACACTTCAGAAGCCCGTCGCGTTTGTGGAACGAGAGTGACACCGAGCACCGCTCGCAGCGCGGCACGTAGCCGCACTCGCGACAAAGTAGAAACGGTGCGAAGGCTCGGCGATTGAGGAAGAGCACCACCTGCTCACCGCGGCTGAGCGCCTGCTCGACGGCCTCTGCCAGGTACGTGCTGAAGGCAGTTTTCATCTTGCCTTCGGCTCGCAGGTCCACGATTTCCAGAGGAGGGAGTGCAGAGCCACTGGCGCGCTCCGGCATCGAGATGAGCTTCATGCGCCCCGCCTTCGCAGCGTACGTGCTCTCCAACGAGGGGGTGGCGGAGCCCTGCACCACGACCGCACCGGTCTCGCGCGCACGAACCTTAGCCAGCCCCCGTGCATCGTACCGAAGCAGATTCGACTGCTTGTACGACGAGTCGTGCTCTTCATCTATCAGGATCAGTCCCAGCGCGGGCAGAGGCGCGAACACCGCCGAGCGAGGACCTACGACGATGGGGGTGTCACCCCGTGCGATGCGTTGCCACTGACTGAACCGTTGCGAGCCTTCCATGCCGCTATGTAACACGCTGATAGCGTCCCCGAAGCGCTCGCGCACACGCTGGACCACCTGCCCGGTGAGGGCAATCTCCGGCACTAACAGGATCGCAGTTCGGCCGAGGCGTAGACACGCAGAGATGACGCGTAAGTACACCTCCGTCTTGCCACTAGCCGTGACACCATGTAGCAAGAACTGCTCGGCTCGCCCCTCTTCGAGTGCGCCGACGATCTCCGTTACCGCATGGGCCTGTGCGCCGACGAGCCGCCGGTCGGACACCGCGAATCGCGCCAGGATCGCCTTGGGATCTGCAGGCACTAATACACCTGCGACGGCCAGCTTGTCGAGTACTGCCTTTCGCAGACCCAGGCTTGCCATCTCGGCAACGGACAGCACCTCGTTGGCGTGAGGTAACAGCGCGGTGGCGGCCAGCGCCTGGGCGGGCCTGCGGGTACAAGTCGAGACGAACTTCTCGATAGCATCCGAAGGGGCGACTGCATAGTGGGTGACCGTTGTGCGAGGCCGCGGGGGCTCGACCAGCTCCCATCCCTTGCGAACGATGCCCTTGCGTTTCAGGCGCTCCAGGCCGTCACGGGCCATATCTCCGAATGTGCGAAAGAGGGTGATCTCCAACTCTTCGCCGCCGCGCTCCTCCAGACGACCGAGCAAGGCCTCGTCCTCTGCTGCAAGGTCAGGTCTCTTCGCATCAGGGACCACCTGCCAAAAGGGGCGAACGCGGGAGCGCGAGGCTCGCGGGACGGCGGTCTGGACGGCCAGCCAGAGCGGGCCCACGTACTCCTCGGCGGCGTGCCGAATCAGCTCCAGCAGGTCATTGGGAAGTCGCGCGCCGCGAGCCACACCCAGCAGGGGCTTGAGCGCGTCTAGCGGGATGGGCAACTCGGACACCGAGCACGTACGACGCCCCACCACATAGCCGAGGGCAGTCCGTCCGTGGAAACTCACCACGACCGGAGTCCCTGGAGTGGCTTCGCGGTCGAGGTTGGGTGGGACGCGGTAGGAGTAGGCTGGCTTGCCTTCCTTCACCCGGACGTCCACCACTACGTCGGCGATATCGTAGCGCTCGGTCACGAAGGGTCGTTTCGGCGGAGAGGGCTCGAGACCTTGCGGGATTCTTGCCACTTACACGCCGAAACGGCGCTTCCACTCGTCCAGCTTGGTGAGTGCCTCGATGGGGGTCATCTGCTCGGTGTGAAGGTCGCGTAATTCGGCGATGATGTCGGGCTCTTCGGCTTCGAACAGCTTTAGTTGTACCGTTGTCGGTTGCGGGGCACGGCGCGGGCCGTGTGCGTCTTCGAGCTCCCGCAGCACCTCGGCTGCGCGGGCGAGCACGTCCGGCGGCACCCCCGCCATGCGCGCCACTTGCAGGCCATAGCTGCGGTCCGTTCCCCCCTCCAGCACTCGATGCAGGAATACCACTCGGTCGCTCTCCTCTTTGACCGCCACACGGAAGTTGCGCACGTTGGGGTAGCTCTCGGCGAGATCGTTGAGCTGATGATAGTGGGTTGCGAACAGGGTCTTGGCGCGCACGTCGGCAAGACGCTCGGCAGTCGCCCAAGCGAGGGCGAGGCCGTCGTAGGTACTAGTGCCCCGTCCAATTTCATCCAGGATGACCAGGCTCTTGCGCGTTGCATGGTGCAGGATGTTCGCCGTCTCTGCCATCTCCACCATGAACGTGCTTTGCCCCGTCGCAAGCTCGTCGTGGGCACCGACGCGAGTGAAGATGCGATCGAAGATGGGCAGCCGGGCGGACTTCGCGGGGACGAAGCTGCCGATCTGCGCGAGAAGCGCGATGAGAGCCGTTTGACGCAGGTAGGTGGACTTGCCGCTCATGTTTGGTCCGGTGAGAATCATGAGTGAAAAGTCGTCGCTGAGGCGCAGGTCGTTCGGGACGAATCGGCGCCCCGGGTCCTGGCTCTCTACCACGGGATGGCGTCCCTCGATGATCTCCATTGCATCGCCGTCATGCAGTTCTGGCCGTACGTAACGGTAGCGCACAGCGGTCTCGGCGTGACTTAAGAGGACGTCCACTTCGGCGAGCCCACCAGCAGTCTCCAGTAGCCGTGGCGCCGAGGCGGCGATGTCGGATCGAACGCTGTCGAACAGGTCTGCCTCCAACTCGGCAATCTTCTCGTCGGCAGCCAGGACTGCGGACTCGTATTCCTTCAGCTCCGCCGTGATGTAGCGCTCGCCCGAGGCCGTGGTCTGCTTGCGGATGTAGTGCGGGGGGACCTTGGCGAGGTTTGCCTTGGACACCTCGATGTGGTAGCCGAAGACGGAGTTGAACCCGACCTTTAGGCTGCCGATGCCGGTGGCTTCGCGCTCCTTGGCTTCGAGCGATGCGATGTATTCCCGTGCACCCACTCGTTTTTGCCGGATAAGATCTAGTTCTTGGCTGAAACCTTGACATATCACGCCGCCCTCGCGCACCGTGGCAGGCGGTTCCGGCACGATGGCGCGCGTGAGTAGGTCCTGGATGCCAGTCAGTGGGTCCAGGCGCTCGGCGAGAGCACTGAGAACTGGTTGTTGTTCCTTCGTGAGCGCGGCGCGGATGGCTGGAATCACGGCCAAGGAGTCGCGGAGTGCCGCTAGGTCTCGTGGAGATGCGAGGCCGGTTGCCGCACGCGAGGTGATGCGTTCGATATCCTGAACCGATCGAAGAAGACCAATCAGCTCATCGCGCAACAAGTGACGAGAGACGAGTGCCTCGACGATGTCGTGGCGGGCCTCTAGCGCTTGGCGGTCCAGCAGCGGCTCGAGAACCGTGCGGCGAAGCAGCCTGGCACCCATCGCCGTGGATGTGGCGTTGATGACGGAGATGAGCGTGAACCGTCGTCCCCCGTCGGATAGGTTGCGTACTAGCTCGAGGTGGCGCCGGGCCGTCGTGTCCAAGCGCATGAAGCTGTCCACGCTGTAGGTGGCGATGGAGCGGAGATGAGCCGCGACGGCAATCTCGTTGCGCTTCAGGTAGTTGAGTACGTTGGCTGCTGCTTGCACGCCCGCCGTGTACTGGTCCAACCCGAAGCCCGCAAGCGTTTCGACCTGGAACTGCTCCTGTAGCATGGTGCGTGCAGCGTTCGGGCTCGGGGTTGCGTCTAGGGTGGTGATTGCGGCTCCGCAGGCACTCCGTGCCGCCTCGGCCAGGTCGTCGCATCCCTGGGGCAAGAGCAGCTCGGCCGGGCTTAGGCGGGCAAGTTCGGCCAGTGTGCGTTCCAAAGACTGCTTTCCGCCTACCTCGGTCGCCAAGAAGCGGGCAGTCGTCACGTCCACGTAGCTGAGGCCGAATAGGTCTTCCGCAGGGATTGCAGCCGCCAGGTAGTTGTCGGACGAGGCGTCCAGCATCGAGTCTTCCAGCACGGTGCCCGGCGTGATCACCCGAGTGACCCGCCGCTTGACCAGTCCTTTCGCCTTCTTCGGGTCTTCCACTTGGTCGCACAGCGCGACCTTGATGCCTTTCGCCAACAGCCGAGCCACGTAGCGCTCTACCGCGTGATAGGGCACTCCGGCCATCGGCAGTTTGCCGTTCGGGCCGTCGGCCTTTGCGGTGAGTACGATCTCCAGTTCGCGCGCAGCCACCTCGGCGTCCTCGCCATAGAACTCGTAGAAGTCGCCCACGCGCATGGCGAGCAGTGCCTCGGGCACCTGCTTCTTGGCCTCGAAGTACTGACGCATCATGGGTGTGTGGGCGCGCCGCTCGATCATGGGTGCGGTGACTATAACCCGGAGCCGAACGGAGTGTCAAACGAGAGTGGACACCTCGAAGGGGGTTTGGCTAGAATACGGGGCAGGAGGCGACGTGACGAACCTGGTGTGGCGATGGGCCCTGATCTCGGTGGCTCTGCTCTTGACCGGACTGCTGGGCGAGCAACTGAAGGTGGGTCTGAACCTGACTGAGCAAGCCGTGTGGAAGCTGCCGCTCGCGGCGGTGTTGATCGGCTTGATCAACGCCTTGGTGCTGCCGCTGCTCAAGCTGATAACCATGCCGCTGCACTGCGCCACTCTCGGCGCATCCACGTTTGTCATCAACGTTGCGCTATTCTATTGGGTAGGGCATTTGGGGCTGGGTCTCGAAGTAGTGAACTTCTGGGGAGCGCTGTTCGGCACGCTGTGCGTGTCTGTTTTCAGCACGGCGCTCGGCTTCTTGCTTCCCGATAGGAAGGAGTAACGCGGTCCCTTGTCAGCTCGAATTCTGACCATCTGGGGGTTGACGGCCCTGGGCCTCGCCGTCCTGTTCGTCGCAATCGTGGTGGGCTTCGGCGCGGCACTGGGCGGTTTCGTTCTGCGGCTGACGGAAGGAACGGACCGCGCACTGCTCGGCTTTGCCTCGATGCAGGACTTACCCACGGTGCGCGGCGTGGTGGCGGTGCTATTGGCCGTGGTAGGGGTCGGGCTGCTCGTCCACTCGTTCCGCCAAGCGTTTCGCGGGCTCACGCGAGTCATCAATCCGAAGATGGAAGGCCGCGTGATGGACGCGTACATGCGCAAACGCAGCCTGCTCTCTGGCCCGCGTGTAGTCGTAATCGGAGGAGGCACAGGTCTTTCGACGCTACTGCGCGGTCTCAAGCAACGCACCTCCAACATCACGGCTATCGTGACCGTGGCGGACGACGGCGGGCATTCCGGGCTGCTGCGCCGTGAGATGGGGATGATCCCGCCCGGCGATATTCGCAACTGCCTGGTTGCTCTGGCAGACGCCGAGCCGGCCATGACTGCGCTCTTTCAACACCGATTCGACCAGCGCGGTGGGGGGATGGCAGGGCACTCTATCGGCAATCTGCTGATCGCGGCGATGGCGGACATCGAGGGAGATTTCGAGAAGGGTGTCAAGAAGCTGTACGAGGTCCTGAACATTCGGGGGATGGTGCTGCCTTCTACGCTCGCGCACGTGACACTGCGTGCCGAGATGGAAGATGGGTCGCTGATTGACGGCGAGACCGCGATCGTGGAGTCGCCCCTCCGTATCCGGAAGGTGTCACTCGTGCCTGCCGACCCACCGCCGCTGGAAGAGGCATTGGATGCGATAAGGAACGCCGATATCATCGTAATCGGGCCAGGCAGCGTATATACGAGCGTGATACCGAACCTGTTGGTTCGAGGGATGACGGATGCGATCGCGGCTTCGAAGGCCGTAAAGGTATATGCGTGCAACGTGATGACGCAGCCAGGAGAGTCGGACGGTTTCACCGCTGCGGATCACGTTCGAGCCATCGAAGCACACACCGGCCGGCATGTGTTTCAGTACGTGATCGTCAACAAGGCGATTCCCGGTGAGGCACTCATCGAAAAGTACCGAGCTTCGAACCAGGAGCTGGTCGTGCCGGATGCCGACCGACTCCGTGCGATGGGACTCAAGCCGGTGGTAGGAGACTTTATCTCGGAAACGGACGTGGTTCGACACGACCCGGTGAGGCTGACCGAGGCGATCCTTCGAGTGGGAGGTGCAAAGCGATGAAGGGGATTATCGTGATACTGTCGGGGCCCTCGGGAGTCGGCAAAGACACCGTGATCGGCGAGTGGCAGAAGCGCAACCCGGACGTGCGCAGGGTAGTAACTTGTACCACGCGACAACCGCGACCTGGCGAGCGCGATGGTGTGGACTACACTTTCCTCGATCCCTTGGAGTTTCAGAAGCGCGCTGCCTCGGGGGAGTTATTGGAGTTCAAGAGCGTGCATGGCAACTTTTACGGCGCACCTGCTAGTGAAACCGACGAGTTGGTGGAGAGCCGTCTGATTGCAGTACTTAAAATTGACGTGCAAGGCGGAGCCACCGTCAAAGCAGCACGACCCGAGGCACTCACGATCTTCCTCGCCCCACCCTCCTGGGAGGAGTTAGAGCGAAGGATCCGCGAGCGCGCCGCGGACAGCGAGGAGGCTATTCGATTGCGCCTCGAGAACGCAAGGCGTGAAATGCAGGCATCGTCCAACTACGAACACGTGGTAGTGAACGACGACCTCCAGCGCGCTGTGGCCGAGGTGGATGCCATCGTAACGGAAGCGAGGTCCAGCCGTGGAGAGTGAGCGAGGCGTGGTACTGCTATGCGTAACTGGTAGCATCTCTGCGTACCGCGCTGCAGACGTCGCGCGGGAGCTGATGCGTTCCGGCTTCGGTGTTCAGTGCGTGCTAACGCGTGCCGCGCAGCACTTCGTCACACCCGAACTGTTCACGTGGCTGACCGGACGACCCGCCGTGCACGATATGTTCGAAGAGCCGAGACCGGGCGGCATGGCACACATTGACTTGGCGCGGCAGGCCAGTCTGTTTCTCTGCGCCCCTGCCAGTGCTCACACATTGGCAAAGATGGCACTGGGACTTGCAGACGACTTGGTAGGTGCTATGTATCTCGCCTATCACGGTCCCACTGTGGTAGCACCAGCGATGAACCCGAGCATGTGGGACCACCCTGCGGTGCAAGCGAACGTTAGCATTTTGCAGGAGCGTGGCACGCACTTCGTGATGCCGGAGAGCGGGACGGTCGCTTGCGGTGAAGTGGGTGAAGGCAAGCTGGCATCGGTAGAAGCCATCGTGGAAGAAGCGCTGGCGGCACTGGGCACGGGTATGTCCATGGCTGGTCTACACGTCGTCATTACCTCCGGTCCCACTCGCGAGCCCATCGATCCAGTGAGGTTCATCGGGAACCGCTCCTCCGGCAAGATGGGTCATGCGCTGGCGCGGGCGGCGCTGGACCGTGGCGCGAAAGTGACACTCATCAGCGGCCCCACTTCACTGCCCGATCCAGCGGGCGCGGACACGCAACATGTAGAGACCGCAGCGGAGATGGCGCGGGCGGCACGTGAAGCCTTTCAACACTGCGACCTGTTTGTCGGTGCGGCCGCTGTGGCCGACTTCCGACCGAAGAAGGTGTCCGGGCGCAAGATCAAACGGGGCGATGCTGCTATCAGCCTGTCGCTGGAACCGAACGAGGACATCATCGCGGGGCTGGCCGCGGTGAAGGACCGGCAGGTGTTGGTCGGCTTTGCCGCGGAGAGTGACGACTTGGTGAAGAACGCGAGGCACAAACTGACCGCCAAAGGCCTGGATATTATCGTGGCCAACGACATCACCGATATGCACTCGGGCTTCGATACCGACACCAACCGCGTGACGCTGTTGTTCAAGGACGGGCGGACCGAGGAGCTGCCGCTGCTCTCCAAGCGCGAGGTGGCCGAACGCGTGCTCGACGCCGTGATCCCGATGCTGGGCCGCTAGGTCGCTCTGGGGCCTGTTGGTACAATCCCACTGTGGACCCCCATGCCCTCGAGGCCATCGAGTTTGCCCAGGTGCTGGAGCTGCTCGCCGACCGCTGCGAGACCGAGGCAGCAGCCTCGGCTGCACGAGCGCTCGAGCCACGCACTGAGCCTTCTACGGTGCAGCGGCTTCAGGACGAGACATCGGAAGCGCGTCGGCTGCTGGAGACCGACGTGGTGGTCTCCTTCTCCGGCTTTCGGGACGTCGGGGCTGCGGTGGATGGTGCCCGACGGGGCATGCACGTGCCGGGCAACGTGCTGTTCCGCGTCTACGAGACACTTCTGACCGCGCGCAAGGCCCATGCCTACTTCATGGGCAAGAGCGCAGCCGCGCCGACGCTTGCCGACGTGGCAAGCCGCATCGTCCCGCAGCCCGACCTGGAGCGGCGTATCTCGGAAACGGTGCTGCCGGATGGACAGGTGAAGGATTCGGCGAGCACCGAGTTGGCACGGCTTCGGTCAAAGAAAGCGGTGCTGGCCGGAAGGGTGACCGAGCGGATGCAGGCACTATGCAATCGCTATCGAGACTCTCTGTCCGACTCGGTGGTCACACAGCGATCGGGGCGGTGGTGCCTGCCGGTCCGCTCCGACCACAAGGGCGCGGTGCGTGGCATCGTTCACGACACCAGCGCGACGGGCATGACGGTGTTCGTGGAGCCGGAAGAGGTGGTGGCCATCGGCAACGAGCTTCGCGAGGTGGAGGCGCAGGAGCGTCACGAGACCGAGCGGATTCTGCGCGAGCTTTCGGGGTTGGTAGGAACGCGAGCGGAGGACATCCTGGGCTCACTGGCAGCGTGCAAAGAGTTGGACCTCATTCTCGCGAAGGCGCGGCTGTCGCTGGACTTTCGCTGCGTTCCGCCTCGGATTAGCGATACGCCCAGACTCAGCCTGAGGCAGGCCCGACACCCTCTCCTCCCGCCCGACGAAGTGGTAGCCACCGACCTGGACGTAGGGCAGGGCTATCGGTGCCTGCTGATTACGGGACCCAACACGGGCGGTAAGACGGTGGTGCTGAAGCTGGCGGGGCTGGCAGTGGCGATGACGCAGTGTGGGCTCCACGTGCCGGCCGCCGACGCAGTGCTGAGCGTCTTCCCACAGGTTTGGGCGGACATCGGAGACGAGCAGAGCCTTCAGCAATCGCTCTCTACCTTCAGCGCGCACCTTAGGAACATACAGAGGATGTTGGATGCAGTTCAGCCGGGCGCGCTCGTGCTGTTGGACGAGATCGGCGCGGGCACCGACCCGACCGAGGGCGCGGCGCTCGCCAAGTCCATCCTGAACCACCTACTTCGAGTCGGCGCTCTGACGCTGTGCAGCACTCACTACGGCGAGCTCAAGGCCTTTGCCTATAACACGGATGGCATGCAGAATGCGTCGATGGAGTTCGATGTGGAGTCCTTGCGGCCGACCTACCGCCTGCGCATCGGCATTCCGGGAGCCAGCCACGCCCTCACCATCGCGCAGCGCTACGGCATCCCATCCGAGATCCTGGAGGAGGCCAGAGCCGGGCTGTCGGTGGAGCAGCAAGAAGTGATGAAGATGCTGGAGAAGCTGGACCTCGCGCAGAAGCAGGCCGACTCGGCGCGGGCGGACGCGGAGAGGCTCTCGAAAGAGCTGCAGGCGGAGCGACGCACCCTGCAGGAACGAATACGCGAGGCTGACGAGGCGAGGCGCAAGGCTCGGGAGAGCGTGGCCGAGCAGATGGAGGCCATCCGCAAGGAGCTGCGCGCCGAGGCCGAGCAGTTGTTCGAGAAACTGCGGGCTGCTCCCAGCCCGAGCCGCGAGACCGAGAAGGCGCGGGAAGACCTGAAAGCTCTAGATGCCGTGGCGCGCGAGTTCGTAGAAGAGATGGAGGAGACTCCGACGTTGCCAACCGTCGGTCGTGCAGCCGCGAAGGGCGACACGGTGCGCGTGCGGTCCTATGGCCAGACTGGACGCGTGGTGTCCGACCTTGCAGACGGGCGTGTGCAGGTGCAGGTCGGTGCGCTGAAGCTGACGGTTGGTCTGGAGGATCTCGAGGTGCTGGAGGAACCGAAGAAGGCCGTCCGCCCGACGGGCACGGGCCGGATGGCGCTCCGCCGGGCCGTGGACATCTCGCCCGAGCTGCACATTCGCCAGATGCGGGCGGAGGACGCGCTGGAGGAACTGGAAAGGTACATGGACGATGCGGTACTGGCAGGGCTAGACAGGGTGCGAATCGTGCACGGCAAGGGCGCGGGGACCCTGCGGAAGCTGGTGCACGAGTTCCTGGGTAACTATCCGGGAGTTGCGGGCTATCGGCTTGGCGCGGCCTCCGAGGGCGGAGCCGGCGTGACCATCGCGGAATTGAAGCGGTGAGGCCTCCGATAATGATTGAAGGGCGCAGCACGAGATGAGAGAGCCCATCCATGCGTCCACAGCACGAGCTAGAGAGGATGGTCCTTGTAGTGAGGGGTAGCCTGCGACCTCCATAGCGGGGGCCGAAGAGGCATCTGCTCCGCATGATATTGATTGAGGGGTGTCGATGGTGATTGAGGACGAGATAACCGAACGGATGGTAGCTGCTGCCAATGCGGCGCGCGACCATGCCTACTGCCCCTATTCGAGCTACCCGGTGGGCGCGGCGGTGCTGGATACGGAGGGCCGGGTGCACGTGGGATGCAACGTGGAGAACGCTAGCTCCGGGCTGACGGTGTGCGCCGAGCGCAACGCGGTGGCCGCGATGGTTGCTGCAGGGGGACGGAAGGTGGCCCAGCTGGTGGTGGTGACTTCGAACGGCGCCCTGCCCTGTGGCGCGTGCCTGCAGGTGATCTCGGAGCACGCCGCCGCACCCGACATCCCGCTACGAGTGTATTCGGACGGGCCCAACCCGACCGCCCGCACCTTCCCACTCAACTCGCTCCTCCCAGAACCGTTCAGGAAGCTGAGGTAGCGCAGCGGAGGGCAAGCACACCCGCGCGTCGTCTACGGATACTTCAGCGGCACGATGCCCGCGTTGAGCCACTGCTTCGTGTCGGATATCCGTACGTACACCTGAGCCGTGTCTGGATACGCTCGCTGCGGAAGGATGACGGCTTGATCCACGTGGCGACGCTCGAGCTTCACGCTGAGTGCCTGCGTTCGGCCAGGCACGGCTCTGGGCTGAGGCTCCCGAAGGTGATCTCGGTGCATTCCCTCGCGCCCTTCAAGGTAGTAGTACGGGTCCCACTGTTCCACGGGGATCACCTCGATGGGCATAGGCGAGTCGAACTCGATGCGCCAGGGGGGCCGCCCTGCCGCAGCGTAGCCGGTAGGCGCCATAGTGCGGCCCTCCAATGAGGAGTACGGATCCAGCGAGAAGTAGATACGCCTGGCGGACGACAGAGCGGTAGCGATGCGGCTGCGCCAGTCAGCAGGAACGGGGCCGCTCCATGCGTCCCAGCTCTCGGATGGACGCCTGGACTTCACGCCGATGGCGATGAGCCGCCAGGAGCCGGGGCGCAGCCGCATGTCTTCCGAAGGCGTCAGTCCCAACGCACCCTCTTGCTCGGCATCGGTGAGTCCCATTGGGATGTGCCGCCTAGCACGAGAGAACACCTCCCGTCCGATCGTGTGCCGCATCAGTCTATCCCAGCACGCGAGGACTACGCGGCCGTCGCGCACCCCGACAGCGAACGGTGTGGTCGTGTATGGAGCGAGGTCAGCGGTGCCGGGTTCGAATCGGAGGTACGGCATGGGCGCGTGAAATGCAGTGAACACCCACTTGGTCAGCTCGGGGTCGTAGTCGCCTCGGAAGAGGTACTGACCGATCAGGAACCACTCGATATCATCTTGGCTCTTCGGTGCCAGATCCTTTGGAGCCAAGGGGCCTTCCTTCTGCTCGGCACGCTGCATATCCCCTCCCGAGGTCGTGCCGCACCCGAAAGGCCCGCACGTGACGGTTAGGCTTAGGACGGCAACGCCGCTGAGCAGTCGTCTAACACTCATGTCACACTACCTCCCACGCCTACTGCCGCAGATGCTGCATCTTGAAGTCACCGTAGTACGGCCCCGTGCCTCGGTCCGTGTCGCTGAACACGCGGATGTTGTAGTAAGGTGGGCTGTTCTTGAGCCACAGCCTCGGATCGTCCCAGACTATGGTAGGAGGCCGTCCAGGAAACTCCGACCTGACGTCGTGTTCGCTCTGCACGTTCAGCCACGACAAAACCTCTCCGATGGTGTAGAGCGTTCCGCCGTATCCGTCCGGTAAGGAGAATCGCTCGAAGAACGCCTGGACCATATTCAGGTAGGTAGGATGCGAGTCTCGAGCATAGGCGTACCCATAGAAGCCCATGTAGAATGAGGGATCGAGTCTGTACTCGGGTCGCTGAATCCCGAAGCCCTCCGCGAGATCGTTCATCTCGTGGGGAATCACGTTGCGCCACGCGTCGGGGTCCTTGAGGTAGTCAACGGCGACTCTGCCTTTGTAACGCCCGGAGCCGCAGGTGTGGATCCACACCAGTCGTAGTTTGCCAGCCTCGATGGTGAGCTGCTGGAGATCTGGCTTGCGAACTGCCATCCAACCCCATGCCGGAGCGACGGGCCTTTCCGTGCCGGGTGGCGGTGGGCGCTTCCGGATCTTGAACGATGTGAGGTCATTCGGGCTCTGCAGCGTCACGTTGTGCGTGCCGTGTCCAAGGAAGAAGAACATGCGGAGTCGGTCTGACTCCAACAGGGAGGCGACTCCTTGGTACCGATTGTCCGGGCCGTAGTCCTCCCAGTACGCATTGCCAGGGTTGAACACCTTCACAGAGATGCCTGCCCTGTTGCACGCCTGGCGGATGTGTCGAACGAACTCGTATCCCCGCAGCGCAGGGTCGCCGCCCACGCCCTCGTGGAGAAAAGTGTTGACGATGACCGCCCTGGGCTCAGTTACACTGCACGCCTCCAGGCTCTCTGGTGCGCTCGGGGGGACGGGTGGCACCTTGTTCCTAAGGGTGACGATGAACGCATAGGTCGAGTCGTCTACAGGATCCCCGATGGCGTTCGTTCCATCCCACTCGCAGGCAACCACTACGGCGGGGGCTGTGGACTCCCATGTCCTGACCACATTGAGTGCGTCCATGTCCACCAGTTCCACG
Protein-coding sequences here:
- the coaBC gene encoding bifunctional phosphopantothenoylcysteine decarboxylase/phosphopantothenate--cysteine ligase CoaBC — its product is MESERGVVLLCVTGSISAYRAADVARELMRSGFGVQCVLTRAAQHFVTPELFTWLTGRPAVHDMFEEPRPGGMAHIDLARQASLFLCAPASAHTLAKMALGLADDLVGAMYLAYHGPTVVAPAMNPSMWDHPAVQANVSILQERGTHFVMPESGTVACGEVGEGKLASVEAIVEEALAALGTGMSMAGLHVVITSGPTREPIDPVRFIGNRSSGKMGHALARAALDRGAKVTLISGPTSLPDPAGADTQHVETAAEMARAAREAFQHCDLFVGAAAVADFRPKKVSGRKIKRGDAAISLSLEPNEDIIAGLAAVKDRQVLVGFAAESDDLVKNARHKLTAKGLDIIVANDITDMHSGFDTDTNRVTLLFKDGRTEELPLLSKREVAERVLDAVIPMLGR
- a CDS encoding endonuclease MutS2, producing MDPHALEAIEFAQVLELLADRCETEAAASAARALEPRTEPSTVQRLQDETSEARRLLETDVVVSFSGFRDVGAAVDGARRGMHVPGNVLFRVYETLLTARKAHAYFMGKSAAAPTLADVASRIVPQPDLERRISETVLPDGQVKDSASTELARLRSKKAVLAGRVTERMQALCNRYRDSLSDSVVTQRSGRWCLPVRSDHKGAVRGIVHDTSATGMTVFVEPEEVVAIGNELREVEAQERHETERILRELSGLVGTRAEDILGSLAACKELDLILAKARLSLDFRCVPPRISDTPRLSLRQARHPLLPPDEVVATDLDVGQGYRCLLITGPNTGGKTVVLKLAGLAVAMTQCGLHVPAADAVLSVFPQVWADIGDEQSLQQSLSTFSAHLRNIQRMLDAVQPGALVLLDEIGAGTDPTEGAALAKSILNHLLRVGALTLCSTHYGELKAFAYNTDGMQNASMEFDVESLRPTYRLRIGIPGASHALTIAQRYGIPSEILEEARAGLSVEQQEVMKMLEKLDLAQKQADSARADAERLSKELQAERRTLQERIREADEARRKARESVAEQMEAIRKELRAEAEQLFEKLRAAPSPSRETEKAREDLKALDAVAREFVEEMEETPTLPTVGRAAAKGDTVRVRSYGQTGRVVSDLADGRVQVQVGALKLTVGLEDLEVLEEPKKAVRPTGTGRMALRRAVDISPELHIRQMRAEDALEELERYMDDAVLAGLDRVRIVHGKGAGTLRKLVHEFLGNYPGVAGYRLGAASEGGAGVTIAELKR
- a CDS encoding cytidine deaminase — its product is MVIEDEITERMVAAANAARDHAYCPYSSYPVGAAVLDTEGRVHVGCNVENASSGLTVCAERNAVAAMVAAGGRKVAQLVVVTSNGALPCGACLQVISEHAAAPDIPLRVYSDGPNPTARTFPLNSLLPEPFRKLR